In one window of Leptospira sp. WS92.C1 DNA:
- a CDS encoding transglutaminase domain-containing protein produces MADYQVRHVTRYSYQEEVSHCHNLAHMCPGSNRHQDCNDLKLHVFPGPSVSGYRKDYFGNLVYSFSVEDAHTALEIISESKVSTHPIDYGNLNHSPKVSEIPMLLKSLQSKEDMDALEYLSDSTFVARSPVFENFGLEMMDPEKPVLEAVRDYTLRFYNTFEFKVGATTIHTPLTQVLKNRKGVCQDFTHLSIAALRSMGIPCRYVSGYIETFPPPGQTKLQGSDASHAWFSVYSPGIGWVDYDPTNGKMLSEEYIFTSIGRDFADVSPLKGILFGGGKHKLKVEVDVIRQWHNS; encoded by the coding sequence ATGGCTGATTATCAAGTCAGACACGTTACCCGATATAGCTATCAGGAAGAGGTTTCTCACTGTCATAATCTCGCACACATGTGTCCGGGGAGTAATCGTCATCAGGATTGTAACGATTTAAAACTCCACGTGTTTCCGGGACCTTCCGTATCCGGTTATCGAAAGGATTATTTCGGAAATTTAGTTTATTCGTTTTCAGTCGAAGATGCTCATACCGCGCTGGAAATTATCTCAGAAAGCAAGGTGAGCACACATCCGATTGACTATGGAAATTTGAATCATTCTCCAAAAGTTTCCGAAATTCCTATGTTGCTGAAATCCTTGCAATCGAAAGAGGATATGGATGCCTTGGAATATCTCTCTGATTCTACGTTTGTCGCTCGCAGTCCTGTCTTTGAAAATTTCGGACTTGAGATGATGGATCCGGAAAAACCGGTTTTGGAAGCGGTGCGAGATTATACTTTAAGATTTTATAATACGTTTGAATTTAAGGTAGGTGCGACTACGATTCACACCCCGCTTACCCAAGTTTTAAAAAATAGAAAGGGTGTCTGTCAGGATTTTACGCATCTTTCGATTGCAGCTCTTCGGAGTATGGGAATTCCTTGCAGATATGTTTCCGGATATATCGAAACCTTTCCGCCTCCCGGACAGACAAAGCTGCAGGGATCGGACGCTTCCCACGCCTGGTTTTCGGTCTATTCTCCGGGAATCGGCTGGGTGGACTACGATCCAACCAACGGAAAAATGTTAAGCGAAGAATACATATTCACATCGATAGGTCGCGATTTTGCGGACGTTTCTCCTCTGAAAGGGATTTTATTCGGAGGAGGAAAACATAAACTCAAGGTCGAAGTGGATGTGATTCGTCAGTGGCATAACTCTTAA
- a CDS encoding GNAT family N-acetyltransferase, protein MPKIKNTSAQFQIANLLPEHRESAIELVNQFFKLVNSFRLDGVFKIRPRAGTKMIDVYLKLRGTGKVLLLGGFLGGELVSLLIARTEDKPYLEEEKILFLDLAVTKRGKQKSGYMKPLVLFCESWAKEQGYKSIELRAISENVNAVSFWKAMGYDPFYIRFRKSV, encoded by the coding sequence ATGCCCAAGATCAAAAACACGTCAGCTCAATTCCAGATCGCAAATCTTCTTCCCGAACATAGAGAAAGCGCTATCGAACTTGTAAATCAATTTTTCAAACTGGTAAACTCGTTCCGCTTGGACGGTGTTTTTAAAATTCGCCCAAGAGCGGGAACGAAAATGATCGATGTCTATCTCAAACTTCGGGGAACCGGCAAAGTATTGCTGTTAGGAGGATTTTTAGGAGGGGAGCTTGTCTCTCTTTTAATTGCTCGAACCGAAGACAAACCCTATCTGGAAGAGGAAAAGATCCTATTTCTCGATCTCGCAGTTACAAAACGAGGCAAACAAAAATCAGGATACATGAAACCCCTCGTACTCTTTTGCGAGTCCTGGGCAAAAGAACAGGGATACAAAAGCATCGAATTGAGAGCTATCTCCGAAAATGTAAACGCGGTTTCTTTTTGGAAGGCGATGGGATACGATCCATTTTACATCCGTTTTCGAAAATCAGTTTAA
- a CDS encoding DUF4180 domain-containing protein, producing MKKRNTIKGEIAILNDTNLKIENGNAFLEAIYSTPLDTIVFSKSNFTDSFFDLKTGLAGEILQKASNYKIKIIILGDFTNIDSKSFRDLIYESNRDGKIIFADTIENAIEMLK from the coding sequence ATGAAAAAAAGAAACACAATCAAAGGAGAAATTGCGATTCTCAATGATACAAATCTGAAAATCGAGAACGGAAACGCATTTTTGGAAGCAATTTACTCGACTCCCTTAGATACGATCGTATTTTCTAAATCCAATTTTACCGATTCTTTTTTTGATCTCAAGACCGGACTTGCCGGAGAGATTTTACAAAAAGCTTCCAACTATAAAATAAAAATCATTATTCTTGGTGATTTTACAAACATCGATTCCAAGAGCTTTCGAGATTTGATCTACGAAAGCAATCGAGACGGAAAAATTATCTTTGCGGATACGATCGAAAATGCGATTGAAATGTTAAAATGA
- a CDS encoding glycine--tRNA ligase: protein MEKKESLDSSLKEIVSVCKRRGFVYPGSEIYGGLSNTFDYGPYGVELLQNLKQLWWKHFVHLREDVVGLDSSILLNPKVWEASGHVSNFTDPLIDCKNCKTRIRADKFLEDQKGEGFATGLNLEKMNEVIKENNFACPNCGQRGTFTEARDFNLMFKTSHGASAEDALDIYLRPETAQGIFLNFKNVVSTTRRKIPFGIAQIGKSFRNEIMARQFVFRTREFEQMEMEFFCEPGTQKEWFTHWVDYCMSWLTDQVGIKKENLRIREHDKEELSFYSEGTSDIEFKYNFGWGELWGIASRTDYDLNQHQKHSGEDLKYQDQVQNKKFVPYVVEPALGVNRLFLAVVANAYEEEKLPDGEIRTVLRFSPKIAPVKAAVFPLMKKDGLPEKSREIFAELAKLGNIEYDDGGAIGKRYRRQDEIGTPYCITVDYDTLKDDTVTVRERDSMSQERIPVSQLRTWLFERL, encoded by the coding sequence ATGGAAAAGAAAGAAAGTCTCGATTCCTCTTTGAAGGAAATTGTATCCGTCTGTAAACGCAGAGGATTTGTATACCCAGGTTCCGAAATTTACGGAGGACTCTCCAATACCTTCGATTACGGTCCATATGGGGTCGAACTTCTTCAAAATCTAAAACAACTCTGGTGGAAACATTTTGTTCACTTAAGAGAAGACGTGGTCGGGCTGGATTCCTCCATCCTTCTCAATCCAAAGGTATGGGAAGCATCCGGACACGTTTCCAACTTTACCGATCCTTTGATCGATTGTAAGAATTGTAAGACCCGAATCCGGGCGGATAAGTTTCTGGAAGATCAAAAAGGGGAAGGTTTTGCGACCGGTTTGAACCTTGAAAAAATGAACGAGGTCATCAAGGAAAATAATTTCGCCTGTCCCAATTGCGGACAACGAGGAACGTTTACGGAAGCAAGAGACTTCAATCTCATGTTCAAAACTTCCCACGGAGCGAGCGCGGAAGACGCGTTAGACATCTATCTGCGTCCCGAAACCGCACAAGGTATCTTTTTAAATTTTAAAAATGTCGTCTCCACAACGAGAAGAAAGATTCCCTTTGGAATCGCTCAGATCGGAAAATCCTTTCGTAACGAAATCATGGCTCGTCAATTCGTATTTAGAACCAGAGAGTTCGAACAGATGGAGATGGAATTTTTCTGCGAACCCGGAACCCAAAAAGAATGGTTTACTCATTGGGTGGATTATTGCATGAGCTGGCTCACGGATCAGGTCGGAATCAAAAAAGAAAATCTGAGAATCAGAGAACACGACAAGGAAGAATTGTCCTTTTACAGCGAAGGTACATCCGATATTGAATTTAAATACAATTTCGGCTGGGGAGAATTGTGGGGAATCGCCTCCAGAACCGATTACGATCTAAATCAGCACCAGAAACATTCCGGAGAGGATCTGAAATACCAAGATCAGGTTCAGAATAAAAAATTCGTTCCGTATGTCGTAGAACCCGCGTTAGGTGTAAATCGACTGTTTCTCGCTGTGGTTGCAAATGCATACGAAGAGGAAAAACTTCCCGACGGAGAAATTAGAACCGTACTTCGCTTTTCCCCAAAGATCGCGCCCGTAAAAGCCGCCGTGTTTCCTCTGATGAAAAAAGACGGACTTCCCGAAAAATCCAGAGAGATCTTTGCAGAACTCGCGAAACTCGGCAACATAGAATACGACGACGGCGGCGCGATCGGAAAACGATACAGAAGACAGGACGAAATCGGCACTCCGTATTGTATAACAGTAGATTATGATACTCTCAAGGATGATACCGTAACCGTGAGAGAAAGGGACAGTATGTCTCAGGAAAGAATTCCAGTCTCTCAACTCAGGACTTGGTTGTTCGAAAGATTGTAA
- a CDS encoding energy transducer TonB produces the protein MQCLRRPCLKKKLVIFGVNFLSWSSPFLGLGIFFPLGVLFAFPKGKEIRSSAFGSLLFQIFCWSILYPLEISAILFPPVEALVRSLVTDLGEWLIGFYVVVGMVLLVAHGIAIRKERARLSKFSKGPYLEEEKIERIHYKILVLLAAGYLTSKLVFQDPYRLEYGQLGILEDSFLYFFSIVIAGDSLLSRGKQFFLFRRPWKIFERHARVAKFSGFTGEWGLRKQTYAKLRDWIFPGWGHIYLGNLWKGFSILFLYLLLLLFLATAFFSWLEPADGIRFLMSMGLKPGVRDQKFFQITSSFIPVLVIFAGIIGVHFLSRFLLKRSFQTAPEEANAKTIFIGNVSYSLLLHFILISLILIIPVTLQRKKEQKEQERQRTHFTPENLEFYFIDPNLPDEVQGLNGGVVSGTETPTQKEGEKIPDDKPSEEGRVKGEVKQVRGKKLPSTYSNYISAKMRGPESFMEYWRRAPRNYSSVVAYTITPDGEVVDVDLVEASGYPEQDQMTLELIESLSPLMPPPGTKGYVRVTELFWNGSIDPEAMPTQLQKELVMMYDGRYMEEL, from the coding sequence TTGCAGTGTCTAAGGAGACCTTGCCTGAAAAAGAAATTAGTCATCTTCGGTGTCAATTTTTTATCCTGGAGCTCCCCGTTTTTGGGGTTGGGAATCTTTTTCCCTCTGGGAGTTTTATTTGCGTTTCCCAAAGGCAAAGAGATTCGTTCTTCCGCTTTCGGTTCGCTTCTCTTTCAGATTTTCTGTTGGAGTATTTTATATCCTTTAGAAATCTCCGCGATCCTATTCCCTCCGGTCGAGGCGCTTGTGCGTTCCTTGGTTACCGATTTAGGGGAATGGTTGATCGGATTTTACGTCGTAGTCGGTATGGTTCTTTTAGTCGCTCACGGCATTGCGATCCGAAAAGAAAGGGCGCGGTTGTCAAAATTCTCCAAAGGTCCTTATCTTGAAGAAGAAAAGATAGAACGAATTCATTATAAAATTCTGGTTCTTCTTGCGGCCGGTTATCTCACTTCCAAACTCGTATTTCAAGATCCGTATCGATTGGAATACGGTCAGTTGGGAATTTTAGAAGACAGCTTTTTGTATTTTTTCTCGATCGTAATCGCGGGGGATTCTCTCTTGAGTAGAGGGAAACAATTCTTTTTATTTCGAAGACCTTGGAAGATCTTTGAAAGACACGCGCGTGTCGCCAAGTTTTCCGGTTTTACGGGAGAATGGGGTCTCAGAAAACAAACCTATGCGAAACTCAGAGATTGGATCTTTCCCGGTTGGGGGCATATTTATCTCGGAAATCTTTGGAAAGGATTTTCAATCCTGTTTTTGTATCTTCTACTTTTGCTTTTTTTAGCGACCGCGTTTTTTTCCTGGTTGGAGCCCGCGGATGGAATTCGATTTCTGATGTCCATGGGACTGAAACCCGGGGTAAGAGATCAAAAATTCTTTCAGATCACATCCAGTTTTATTCCCGTTCTTGTGATTTTTGCGGGAATCATAGGCGTTCACTTTCTTTCCCGATTTCTTCTCAAACGATCCTTTCAGACAGCTCCGGAAGAAGCGAATGCAAAAACGATTTTTATCGGTAATGTATCTTACAGTTTGCTTTTGCATTTCATTTTAATCTCTCTGATTTTGATCATTCCGGTTACTCTTCAGAGAAAGAAGGAGCAAAAAGAACAAGAAAGACAAAGAACTCATTTTACTCCCGAAAATTTGGAGTTTTACTTTATCGATCCCAATCTTCCCGACGAGGTGCAAGGACTCAATGGAGGAGTGGTTTCCGGAACGGAAACGCCCACCCAGAAAGAAGGGGAGAAAATTCCCGATGATAAACCCTCGGAAGAGGGTAGGGTCAAAGGAGAAGTCAAGCAGGTTCGCGGAAAAAAATTACCCTCCACGTATTCCAATTATATCTCCGCGAAGATGAGAGGTCCCGAATCTTTTATGGAATACTGGAGACGAGCTCCGCGGAATTACTCTTCGGTGGTCGCTTATACGATCACTCCGGACGGAGAGGTTGTGGATGTAGACTTGGTGGAAGCATCCGGTTATCCGGAACAGGATCAAATGACCTTGGAATTGATCGAAAGTCTTTCTCCTCTTATGCCTCCGCCGGGAACCAAGGGTTATGTTCGAGTCACCGAACTTTTTTGGAACGGAAGTATCGATCCGGAAGCGATGCCCACCCAATTGCAGAAGGAATTGGTGATGATGTATGACGGACGTTATATGGAGGAATTATGA
- a CDS encoding PrsW family glutamic-type intramembrane protease, translated as MSSEVVLLGFLSILPWGFFLILLFPGKHTPQRVFLIILALFLGYLSTEIVLKLHPIFWPDVKMAAPKRSGHILTQTAHIAFIQAGMMEEFCKGILILFSGLLLAFDWRDYTFRKEMVLIGGFVALGFAGIENTNYIFSAKEEDRIAMFVGRTVRSSNAHFLINLCFALAFVKSNLRAAKDRPLYLFLAFLLAVAQHGLFNFFVIPQSRFGGWLSSALFIGIWVWIVKDFRTFITENEILDDTSVQAEILDETRETT; from the coding sequence ATGAGTTCGGAAGTGGTTCTTCTGGGATTTTTATCCATTCTTCCTTGGGGATTTTTTTTGATCCTTTTGTTTCCGGGCAAACACACACCGCAAAGAGTTTTCTTAATTATTCTTGCTCTCTTTTTGGGATATCTTTCCACGGAGATCGTTTTGAAATTACATCCGATTTTTTGGCCGGATGTAAAGATGGCTGCACCCAAACGAAGCGGGCACATTCTCACTCAAACGGCGCATATCGCGTTTATCCAAGCCGGTATGATGGAAGAATTTTGTAAGGGAATTTTGATTTTGTTCTCCGGACTTCTTTTGGCATTCGATTGGAGGGATTATACGTTTCGAAAAGAGATGGTTTTGATCGGCGGGTTTGTGGCGCTCGGCTTTGCGGGAATTGAAAACACGAATTATATTTTTTCAGCAAAGGAAGAAGACAGGATCGCTATGTTTGTAGGGAGGACGGTTCGTTCTTCCAATGCGCACTTTCTCATCAATCTTTGTTTTGCTCTGGCCTTTGTAAAATCCAATCTTAGGGCCGCCAAGGATCGTCCCTTGTATCTCTTTTTGGCCTTTCTTCTCGCGGTTGCTCAGCACGGACTTTTTAATTTTTTTGTGATTCCTCAGTCGCGTTTTGGGGGATGGCTTTCCTCGGCTCTTTTTATCGGAATCTGGGTTTGGATCGTAAAAGACTTCCGCACTTTCATCACTGAGAATGAAATCCTGGATGACACATCGGTCCAGGCGGAAATTTTGGATGAGACCCGGGAAACAACTTGA
- a CDS encoding 50S ribosomal protein L11 methyltransferase, translating to MRYREIILTIPKEIADPFTDFLDEAGVAGYYEILFDRELPRAPNQEIISDDTKFRVYLAEEDTENETKILILLKALAGESFFLESRWIETKEYEEAYKEFYKPFVIGSYRVIPTWEKDIAVSTTPPGILPLLINPGLAFGTGHHETTRLVLGRMGSLKLSGKRVLDVGTGSGILSVAAAKSGASQIFAIDIDPNGVRSASFNRDDNDISSDLLIVEEGGFDHEKIQGEEWDLLIANITFAVLKANIQKIASVKTDHFLFSGVITERKEEFLELLRQTIGGEGIFFQEDTGWELIEWKRKG from the coding sequence TTGAGATACAGAGAGATCATTCTAACGATTCCTAAAGAAATAGCGGATCCGTTTACGGATTTTTTAGACGAAGCGGGCGTTGCAGGATATTACGAAATCCTGTTTGACCGGGAGCTTCCTCGCGCTCCGAACCAAGAAATTATTTCCGATGATACAAAGTTTCGCGTTTATCTCGCGGAAGAGGATACGGAGAATGAAACCAAAATTCTCATTCTTCTCAAAGCTTTAGCCGGAGAGTCTTTCTTTTTGGAATCCAGATGGATCGAAACAAAGGAATACGAAGAGGCCTATAAGGAATTTTATAAACCCTTTGTCATCGGATCGTATCGAGTGATTCCCACTTGGGAAAAGGACATTGCGGTCAGCACGACTCCACCCGGAATTCTTCCCTTGCTCATCAATCCGGGACTTGCCTTTGGTACCGGTCATCACGAAACCACACGTTTGGTTTTGGGTAGAATGGGTTCTCTGAAACTTTCCGGCAAACGTGTGTTAGATGTCGGGACGGGTTCGGGGATTTTGAGCGTAGCCGCGGCCAAATCGGGGGCCTCTCAAATTTTTGCGATCGATATCGATCCGAATGGAGTTCGATCCGCATCCTTCAATCGGGACGACAACGATATTTCTTCGGATCTTTTGATCGTGGAAGAGGGCGGTTTTGATCACGAAAAAATTCAAGGAGAGGAATGGGATCTTCTCATCGCGAATATCACGTTTGCGGTATTAAAGGCTAATATTCAAAAAATTGCATCTGTAAAAACCGACCATTTTCTTTTCAGCGGAGTGATCACCGAACGAAAGGAAGAATTTCTGGAACTCCTGAGGCAAACCATCGGGGGAGAAGGAATCTTTTTTCAAGAGGACACGGGCTGGGAATTGATCGAATGGAAACGAAAAGGATAA
- a CDS encoding adenosine kinase, with protein sequence MKHYDVFGVGNALVDILVPTEDVFIKRLGFDKGIMTLVDAEKQGEVLTALEDSKRELRSGGSAANTMIAIANSGGTGTYTGKVSKDTYGEFYKKDMENAGIFFEVAPEDQGHTGTCVVLTTPDAERTMLTHLGISITLQKSDIDVDKLKASSVSYIEGYLWDGQGTKEASLFAMEESKKNGVKVAYTYSDPFCVNRSREEFIRLTKDYFDIVFCNAEEAKALSQKEDKIEALKLIAGLSPLVFMTDSANGAYFAENGTISHVEGFPVKPIDTTGAGDCFAAGVLYGLTHGFSLERSTRWGNYVASRIVQEIGPRLGVKLMGRQDEILK encoded by the coding sequence ATGAAACACTACGACGTATTTGGAGTCGGAAACGCACTCGTCGATATTTTAGTCCCCACGGAAGACGTATTTATCAAACGTCTCGGTTTTGATAAGGGAATCATGACTCTCGTGGACGCTGAAAAACAAGGAGAAGTTTTGACCGCCCTCGAAGACAGCAAGAGGGAACTTCGTTCCGGAGGAAGCGCGGCCAATACGATGATCGCGATCGCCAATTCGGGAGGAACCGGAACCTATACCGGAAAGGTTTCTAAGGACACTTACGGAGAATTTTATAAAAAGGACATGGAGAATGCGGGGATTTTTTTTGAAGTCGCTCCCGAAGATCAAGGACATACCGGAACTTGTGTAGTGCTCACGACCCCCGATGCGGAGAGGACGATGCTGACACACTTGGGAATTTCCATCACATTACAAAAATCGGATATTGATGTGGATAAGCTTAAGGCTTCCTCGGTTTCCTATATAGAAGGATATCTCTGGGACGGACAAGGAACCAAAGAGGCTTCTCTTTTTGCGATGGAAGAATCCAAAAAAAACGGGGTTAAGGTCGCTTACACATACAGCGATCCGTTTTGTGTCAACCGTTCCAGAGAAGAGTTTATTCGTTTAACAAAGGACTACTTTGATATCGTATTCTGCAACGCGGAAGAAGCAAAGGCTCTTTCCCAAAAAGAGGACAAGATCGAAGCCCTGAAATTGATCGCCGGCCTTTCCCCTCTCGTGTTTATGACGGATTCAGCAAACGGAGCTTATTTTGCGGAGAATGGAACGATTTCTCACGTGGAAGGATTTCCCGTAAAACCGATCGATACCACTGGAGCTGGAGATTGTTTTGCCGCGGGAGTTCTCTATGGACTGACTCACGGATTCAGTTTGGAAAGGTCCACTCGTTGGGGAAATTACGTGGCCTCAAGAATCGTTCAAGAAATCGGACCTCGACTCGGAGTGAAGCTGATGGGACGTCAGGACGAGATTTTAAAGTGA
- the truA gene encoding tRNA pseudouridine(38-40) synthase TruA yields the protein MNYALLVEYDGLCFNGFQIQKNQPSVQESLEKAATILLQEPIDISGAGRTDTGVHARGMVVNFKTQKTVQNFSRFLLSMNALTDPGLSILSITSVDENFDSRFSCSSREYEYLILNTKYPRPTWKNRAFWYQHKIDVPRLEAELELLKGEHDFRSLAKAVSMKNRSTIRNILEAKLERSAEFDGLFKVRIRANGFLHNMIRILTGTLLEIATGKRKETNVLNILSSKDRTIAGITLPPHGLYFIRAYYDSYPQIDSMYSDRDLQK from the coding sequence ATAAACTACGCCCTCCTCGTCGAATACGACGGACTCTGTTTTAACGGTTTTCAAATTCAAAAGAATCAACCCAGCGTTCAGGAAAGTCTGGAAAAAGCCGCCACGATTCTTCTCCAGGAACCCATCGATATCTCAGGAGCCGGAAGAACGGATACCGGAGTACACGCACGCGGCATGGTGGTTAATTTTAAAACTCAAAAAACCGTACAGAATTTCAGCAGATTTTTATTGAGTATGAACGCACTCACCGATCCGGGACTTTCCATTCTTTCCATCACCTCGGTGGATGAGAATTTTGATTCCCGTTTTTCCTGCAGTTCCCGCGAATACGAATATCTCATTCTCAATACGAAATATCCAAGACCCACTTGGAAAAATCGAGCGTTCTGGTATCAACATAAGATTGACGTTCCGCGCTTGGAAGCTGAACTGGAATTATTAAAGGGAGAACACGACTTTCGAAGCCTAGCTAAGGCCGTTTCCATGAAGAACCGTTCCACTATAAGGAATATTTTGGAAGCGAAACTGGAACGAAGCGCCGAATTTGACGGTCTCTTCAAAGTAAGGATCCGGGCGAACGGCTTTCTTCACAATATGATTCGGATTCTTACAGGTACCCTTCTGGAAATTGCAACCGGCAAACGAAAAGAGACAAATGTTCTAAACATCCTCTCTTCAAAAGACAGAACGATTGCAGGCATCACCCTTCCGCCTCACGGACTTTACTTTATTCGGGCTTATTACGATTCCTATCCTCAGATCGATTCGATGTATTCCGATCGGGATCTCCAAAAATAA
- a CDS encoding DUF2225 domain-containing protein has protein sequence MTATAIAQGKKISFRAKEDTVCPICHEVHQKENMFQGGGRLIAGKLTIELRRLYEKNRKFGRVSPNDYVISVCPRCLYSAFSKDWSTLDPEENEKIRSQSDTRRSNLEKILGPLDFYQERNLVLGAASYLLAIECYQNRKVTIAPTPKKAVCAVRSAWYFDDLNNDFPNMGFDKVRDLLYQKSASWYTDTMEIMQSGSEPVDQASYLLGPDTDKNWAFDGVIYLSAYLTMKFKDELASDPAAKLNLLVRAKRTLSRLYGSGKGSKSKPSVIIDMAKELYDEYNKIIEEMGGEK, from the coding sequence ATGACAGCCACTGCAATCGCACAAGGAAAAAAGATCTCATTCCGCGCCAAAGAAGATACGGTTTGCCCGATCTGCCACGAGGTCCATCAAAAAGAAAATATGTTTCAAGGCGGCGGTCGTTTGATCGCAGGTAAATTGACCATCGAGTTGCGAAGACTCTACGAAAAAAACCGGAAGTTCGGCCGCGTTAGCCCGAATGATTATGTCATCAGCGTTTGTCCTCGTTGTCTTTATTCCGCATTTTCCAAAGATTGGTCCACTCTGGATCCCGAAGAAAACGAAAAGATTCGTTCCCAGTCCGATACACGAAGATCCAATTTAGAAAAAATTCTCGGCCCCTTGGATTTTTATCAGGAAAGAAATTTAGTCCTTGGAGCGGCATCTTATCTTCTCGCAATCGAATGTTATCAAAATAGAAAGGTTACGATCGCGCCTACCCCTAAAAAAGCGGTCTGCGCGGTCCGATCGGCTTGGTACTTTGACGATCTAAATAACGACTTCCCCAATATGGGTTTTGATAAGGTGAGAGATCTACTCTATCAAAAGTCTGCGAGCTGGTATACGGATACCATGGAAATCATGCAAAGCGGTTCCGAACCCGTGGATCAGGCTTCTTATCTTTTGGGTCCGGATACGGATAAGAACTGGGCCTTTGACGGGGTCATTTATCTTTCCGCCTATCTGACGATGAAATTTAAGGACGAACTCGCCTCGGACCCTGCCGCCAAACTCAATCTTTTGGTTCGGGCCAAACGAACCCTTTCCAGACTTTATGGATCGGGAAAGGGGTCCAAATCCAAACCTTCCGTCATCATCGATATGGCAAAAGAACTCTACGACGAATACAATAAGATCATAGAGGAGATGGGAGGAGAAAAATAA